The nucleotide sequence AGCAGCAGAGGCCATAAAAACTCGATTTCTATGATTCCCCTGATCTTACAGCAAGTGCGTGTCAGCCACAATCACTGCGCGAATGCGTATAGTTCGCACTGTTAAGTTCCACCAGACTGCGAATCAACTGAGGCACGGCAAAAGGTTTCCCCATAAAAGAGTCAAACCCTTCGCCCAAGGCCTTGGTTTCGCTGCCTTTATCCACAAACGCCGTCAGGGCAATCATCGGAACCTGTCGGGAAAAGCGTGTTTCCCCGGCGCGTATCCGATGCGCGAAGGAAAACCCATCTTCACCGGGCATACTCAGATCACACACAATCAGATCGAACACTCCTTGAGACAGCAGGGCTTCCTCGACCGAATCTGCCGCCACAACATCTGCGCCGTTGATTCTTAAGACCGTTTCCATCACCTGAAGTGAGTCTTTATCATCATCCACCACCAGAATATGAGCCCCTTGCAAAGGTTTGGTGTTGCGCGATGGCGCCATCGTGGCCGCCTCATTGACGATTTCACCCTGCTTGTTCCAGGCGGGAATTGAAAATGAGAACTCCGAGCCTTTGCCTGTGCCCTCGCTGCGCGCGATGATCGTGCCTTGATGCGCTTCCACCAAGTGTCGGGAAATTGAAAGCCCTAAACCCAAACCGCCAAATTTTCGCGTGGTCGAACCATCGGCCTGACGGAATCTTTCAAAAGCCTGGGGAATGAAGTCTGCATCCATCCCCACGCCTTCATCTTTCACCGACACGGAAAAGCTTGGCCCCTGACGAATCACGGCCACTTCAATGCGGCTTTTGGCGTGTGAAAATTTGATGGCATTGATCAGCAGATTATTGACGATTTGCTTCAGACGCTCGACATCCCCTTGAATCATGGCGGTCGCAACACCTTTGACGATCTCGATATGGATGTCCTTTTTTTCGGCCATCAGCCGAACGGCATCCACGGCCTGATTTACCACATCAACCAGATCGACCGGATGTTTTTCCATGTGAAAACGTCCCAGCAGAATGCGGGATGAATCCAGCAGGTCCTCGATAATGCGGGTCTGATTGCGCGCATTGCGTTCGATGGTTTCAAGACCCAGTCGCGCATCCTTGTCCCCGGGACTTGCCTCCAGCAGAATTTCGGCCCAGCCCATAATGGAATTCAAAGGTGTGCGCAGTTCGTGGGACACGGTCATCAGGAACTCATCTTTGGAGCGATTGGCTTCTTTCAGTTCTTCAATGCGTTTTTGCAGATCATTATAGTTGTTCAGATTCTCGATACTGACCGAAACCGAATCTGCCAAAGCTCGCAACAGTTCGCGCTGCTCGTCGGTGGGAACTCTTTGGTCTTTCCAGTAGGTGCCGATAGCCCCGATGGGGGCTTCCCGTCGAATGGGGGTCATCATCATGCTTTTAACAAAGGTCGGACGATAGGCGTCCCAGGGAACGCGTTCGTCGCGATAGATGTCTTCGATGATCACCGTTTCTTTGTGCAGCATGGCCCAGCCAGAAACGCAGGATTCCAGCGGAAAGCGCTGCCCCTTCCACAAGGGACTGATGGCGTCCTCATCGGCATAGAAACAGAAATCCCCGTCTTTTAAAACAAACGTGGCTCCGTCTGCATCGGCAATCACCCGAGCCGCGGTCCGCACCAGCTTTGTGATTTCATCCAAAGACCGGGTCGCAGACAAGTTCTGAATCACTTCCACAAGCTTTCTTACACCGCCCTCATAGGACATGAAACCTCCGAACAAGCGCTGGTTTCAGCCTATGTGGGTTCAAAAAATTGTCCATCAAAGACAATCTTGAGAATCTTGAAGATGTAAACAAACAAGAAAACAGCTATTCAAAGGCCATTGTAATCAAGAAGCTTTAACACCAACCTGCACCAACGTGGGCTGCAAAAGCCGTTGCACTTCCTGGGGCTTCATTGAAACCAGGAATCCGCGCTTGCCCCCGTTGATGAATATCAGATCCAGATCCAGAATGGTTTTTTCCATATACACCGGCATCTCGCGCTTGGTTCCAAAAGGCGACGTGCCACCCACCTGATAACCCGAATGGCGGTCCGCCACTTCCGGCTTGCAAGGTGAAATCGTTTTCACACCCAGTTCGCGCGCCAGTTGTTTGGTGGAAACCTGCAGATCCCCATGCATCAGAACCACAAGGGGTTCTTTCTTTTCATTTTCCATAATCAGGGTTTTGATCACATGATGCTCGGGCACACCGAGCTCTTTTGAAGAGTGAGACGTTCCGCCTTTTTCTTCATAGGGAAAAAGATGTCCGGTGTACTGCACGTCATGCTTCTGCAGTTCACGAATGGCCAGAGTCACGGGGAATTTGTCTTTGTCGCTCATGGATTTAAGTGTAACCCCGAAGGACGGTGCAAATCATTCACTTTTCGTGCACAGATGAGTCATCAGGTCCCCGGCAACATCCAAGCGACGCTCTTGACCGTACATACTTGCAACGTGATCAAAAACCGCCTGATTTTTCGTGACCGGATAAATCTCGGTACCGTCGCGATATGTCGGTGTGTAAGAAGCACCAAAGATCTTCACCCGCCCCCCGGTTCGGGCCAGCCCCAGATAAACCACCAACCCGGTTTTGCGAGCCAGGCCTGCCTGGCCTGCCACAAAGTTCCCCAGTGAATATGCCACCAAAGTTTCACGCCCGTCTTTGGTGACATATTTTTCCCACGGCTGCAGCACGTGGGGATGCGAACCAATGATCGCTGTCACGCCAGCGTCAAGATAACGTCGCGCAAAGGCTTTCTGACGTGAATCCGGAGAATGCTTGTATTCCTGCCCCCAGTGCGGCAGCAGAATCAGCGCATCAACACTGGAATCCGCGGTGATGCTTTTAATCAGATCAACCATCTTGTCCGGATTCTTATAACAGAACAGCACCTGATCTTTGCTGTCGTTGTGACCGTTGCTCATTTCTGTACAGCCCAAAAAGGCCACGCGGAAGCCTTCGATAGAAACAATCTGATGAAAAGCTCCGCTGCGTTCTGATGACATGCGAATTCCCACCGTGGGAATTCCGACATTGCGTGCGGCCCGGATGGTTTTATCAATTCCCAGCCAACTGCGATCCAGCGAATGATTATTGGCCACCGTCAAAAGATCGTAACCCGAACGATACAGATCCGACAAAATGCGCGGATGATAGTTAAAGGAAAAATTAGACCCCGAATACACGACCTCGTCATAGATGAAACCAACGTCCCCGTGATCCTTGCCCCGCTTGTCGACCCCCAGGGCCGCAGGGCCTTCCAGATTCCCGACTGAAAAATGGGCTTTCATCATCAAGGGGTCCGTGCGCCGCCAGATCTGATTGAAATGCTGAGTGCCGTTGACGACCGCCCGGTACAAGGCTTCATGCACCAGAATGTCGCCCACAAAGGACAGACCTATGCGGTCCTGCCCTTGCTGACACTCGGTTTGAAACCTGACTTGCGGGGCCGCCAGCGCGCCTGAGGTGTGAATGAAAAGAACCGAAATCAAAAGAAGAATGAAGTGATGTCTTTGCATGACATCACTTTTTACTGATTTTAAAACGGAGGCAAAAGAGGGCTGCGGGTTCTGAAGAAATACAGCGCTGGCAACAGGCAGGAAACTAAAGCTGAGAGCTGCTTTTCACCATCTTCTGCGCGTATTTGAAAAACGGATTGTCAGAGCCCAGCTTGTTTTCCAAAAAAGCTTCCGCCTTGTCTGGATTGATGCTTTGGGATTGCAGCCACAGGTCTTCAAACAGATTTTGGGCCGCGGCCATATTCAACGACGGGAAGCTGGAATCCTGCACTTCTCCATAACCCACCACAAACAGATAGTTCCACAGGGGCTTCATCGCCCGATTGTAATGGCTTTCCATCAATTTGCCCTGCCAGCCCAGGTTTTCCTTGATCACCTTGGTTGATTGCGGGGAATCCAGTAAAAAACTGTCCAGAGCTTCCTGACTGGAACGCGGCAACTGAATGCGCCCCTGTGAGCTTCCCAGATACGCCAGCATATTCAGATAAACTTCTTTCGAGAAAAAAGTCGCGCGGTTGCGGAACCACTTGGCATAGATGACTTCTTCACTGCGCGAAAGCTCTTCACGCAAAACCCACATTTCCACCACGCGGTTGTCACCATCCTGGTCCCATTCCCAGCGCATTTTCGTGCGCGGGTAAAGTTCGGACCACAGACTGGCGGGCTCTTTGCGGTTTTCCAGCGGATACACCAACAGGCATCCGCGTTCGTTGATTGCCTTTATCATCTGGGCTTTTTTCTTGGTTGAACTCATGGGGAAATTCTAGTCTGCCAAAGCGTCCGGCGCAACCCTGGCTTCGAAGGCCGGGGCCCCCGCCTCCAGCCACGCTTTCAGCAGTTCATACTGACGCACGGTCAGCATGCCCCCCAAAGGCATGCGCTTTTCGACGATGGCGGCCTGATAAATTCTGGCGGCATTGAAGCTGGCCTCTGCATAGGAATCCAAAGCAACGCCCCCGCGGGTGACTCCAAACAGATGACTGTGACAGCGATAACAGCTGACAGAGAAAACCTCGGCATCCACATTCGGGTAGTGCAGCTCTTGCGGGTCCACGGGCTTTTGCGGATTGGTGTCCGGATCCTTCGAACTGTCCCCGCCGGAAGAGATCGCTCCGCAGGCAACCAGTCCCAGTGTCAGCAGCAAAAGCACATACCGGACAAGATGGTGCATAAATCCCCTTCTGACTTAGTCAAAGTCTTGGGGATTTTACTGATGAAGGCAATCTGTCCTTCGACGCTGGATTTTAGTTGGCGGATTCGTCTTCTTCGCTGTCAAACTTCAGATCCAGGAAGTCCAGCACAGAAGCATCGGCCGCTTTGGGAATGGCCGGAGCCACACGATTCAAAATGCGGCGCTGACGGCCGACAACATAGTTGGAAGGGCGATCAATACGGAAGCGGCGGGGATTTGGCAACACCGCCGCAATCAAAGACGCCTGATACGGATTGATGTTGCGGGCACTGCGCTTGAAGTATTTCTGTGAAGCCGCTTCGACTCCGTAAACTCCGGGGCCCAGCTCGATCACATTCAGATAAACTTCCATGATGCGTTCTTTGGGCCAGGTGAATTCAATCAGAATGGTAAAGTAAGCTTCAAAACCTTTGCGAACCCAGTCACGCTGAGGCCACAAAAACACATTCTTGGCCGTCTGCTGAGTGATGGTGCTGGCACCTTTTTTACGCTTGTGGGTTTTGTTGTACTTCATCGCCTTTTCAATGGCGTCAAAGTCAAAACCGTTATGTTCAAAGAAGCGATAGTCCTCGGCCTTCAGCACAGCCTTTTGAACAGAGGGCGAAATCTCTTCCAGCGGAACCCAGTCCTTGTGAATGCCGACAAACTCTTCACCCCACACCGAACTGACCGAACGAATCACCATCAGTGGCGTCAACGGCACCGGAACGAAGCGATACAGCAAAACGAATCCCAGAGTGCTCACCAAAAAAAGCAGCACTGCTTTCAAGATCCATTTTCTAAGAGTTTGCCAACGATTGCGCATGTTTTTACAGAAGACCTGGTTGAACCACCTCAATCCAATATTGATCCGGATCTTTGACAAAAGCGATGTTTTTCATACCGCCCTCTCCCAGACGTTTTTGGAAGTTCACACCCAGGGATTCAAAGCGGGCACAGGCCTGCTGAATGTCCGGGACTGAAATACAGATA is from Bdellovibrio bacteriovorus str. Tiberius and encodes:
- a CDS encoding ATP-binding protein, which gives rise to MSYEGGVRKLVEVIQNLSATRSLDEITKLVRTAARVIADADGATFVLKDGDFCFYADEDAISPLWKGQRFPLESCVSGWAMLHKETVIIEDIYRDERVPWDAYRPTFVKSMMMTPIRREAPIGAIGTYWKDQRVPTDEQRELLRALADSVSVSIENLNNYNDLQKRIEELKEANRSKDEFLMTVSHELRTPLNSIMGWAEILLEASPGDKDARLGLETIERNARNQTRIIEDLLDSSRILLGRFHMEKHPVDLVDVVNQAVDAVRLMAEKKDIHIEIVKGVATAMIQGDVERLKQIVNNLLINAIKFSHAKSRIEVAVIRQGPSFSVSVKDEGVGMDADFIPQAFERFRQADGSTTRKFGGLGLGLSISRHLVEAHQGTIIARSEGTGKGSEFSFSIPAWNKQGEIVNEAATMAPSRNTKPLQGAHILVVDDDKDSLQVMETVLRINGADVVAADSVEEALLSQGVFDLIVCDLSMPGEDGFSFAHRIRAGETRFSRQVPMIALTAFVDKGSETKALGEGFDSFMGKPFAVPQLIRSLVELNSANYTHSRSDCG
- the ybaK gene encoding Cys-tRNA(Pro) deacylase, producing MSDKDKFPVTLAIRELQKHDVQYTGHLFPYEEKGGTSHSSKELGVPEHHVIKTLIMENEKKEPLVVLMHGDLQVSTKQLARELGVKTISPCKPEVADRHSGYQVGGTSPFGTKREMPVYMEKTILDLDLIFINGGKRGFLVSMKPQEVQRLLQPTLVQVGVKAS
- a CDS encoding CapA family protein gives rise to the protein MQRHHFILLLISVLFIHTSGALAAPQVRFQTECQQGQDRIGLSFVGDILVHEALYRAVVNGTQHFNQIWRRTDPLMMKAHFSVGNLEGPAALGVDKRGKDHGDVGFIYDEVVYSGSNFSFNYHPRILSDLYRSGYDLLTVANNHSLDRSWLGIDKTIRAARNVGIPTVGIRMSSERSGAFHQIVSIEGFRVAFLGCTEMSNGHNDSKDQVLFCYKNPDKMVDLIKSITADSSVDALILLPHWGQEYKHSPDSRQKAFARRYLDAGVTAIIGSHPHVLQPWEKYVTKDGRETLVAYSLGNFVAGQAGLARKTGLVVYLGLARTGGRVKIFGASYTPTYRDGTEIYPVTKNQAVFDHVASMYGQERRLDVAGDLMTHLCTKSE
- a CDS encoding AlkZ-related protein; the protein is MSSTKKKAQMIKAINERGCLLVYPLENRKEPASLWSELYPRTKMRWEWDQDGDNRVVEMWVLREELSRSEEVIYAKWFRNRATFFSKEVYLNMLAYLGSSQGRIQLPRSSQEALDSFLLDSPQSTKVIKENLGWQGKLMESHYNRAMKPLWNYLFVVGYGEVQDSSFPSLNMAAAQNLFEDLWLQSQSINPDKAEAFLENKLGSDNPFFKYAQKMVKSSSQL
- the mtgA gene encoding monofunctional biosynthetic peptidoglycan transglycosylase, with product MRNRWQTLRKWILKAVLLFLVSTLGFVLLYRFVPVPLTPLMVIRSVSSVWGEEFVGIHKDWVPLEEISPSVQKAVLKAEDYRFFEHNGFDFDAIEKAMKYNKTHKRKKGASTITQQTAKNVFLWPQRDWVRKGFEAYFTILIEFTWPKERIMEVYLNVIELGPGVYGVEAASQKYFKRSARNINPYQASLIAAVLPNPRRFRIDRPSNYVVGRQRRILNRVAPAIPKAADASVLDFLDLKFDSEEDESAN